From the Simplicispira suum genome, the window AAAGCCTGATGGGTGCGCAAATGGAACTTCCGGAACCCGCCTGGAACGCGCTCAACTGGGCATGGAGCGGATTTTTCGCTGCGATGGGCTTGCTCAATCTGTGGGTGGCTTTCAACTTCGACACCGATACTTGGGTGAACTTCAAGCTCTTTGGCGGACTCGGACTGATGCTGGCCTTTGTGCTGGCGCAGGCGGTTTTCCTCAGCCGCTATGTCAAAGACACCGAACCCGAAAAGGACCCACAGCCATGACCATCCCGTTGGCCATCACCGCTCCCGCCATGGACGCCGCCCTGCGCACGGCACTCACACCGACACAGCTTGAGGTGTTGGACGAAAGCTACCAGCACGAAGGCCATGCCGGCGCCAACGGTACGGGCTTTGGCACCCATTTCCGGGTGCGCATCGCGTCACCAGCGCTTACAGGTCTGCCCCGCGTCAAACAGCACCGGCTTGTGTATGATGCGCTGCAAGAATTTATCGACGAAGGCGCTCACGCCATCGCCATTGAGGTTCTTTGATCCCACCCGGCAACGCGGTGCGGCTCGCCGGCAATCTGCTGGCACCTTTTCCACCTTTTGGATTTCGAATGAAGAAACAGCTTTTGTCCGGCCTTGTGGCCGCCGCCTTGCTGGGCACCGTGGCATTGCCTGTGGCCGCCCAGAACATTGCCGTGGTCAACGGCAAGGCCATCCCCAAAGAGCGCGCCGACATCCTGCGCCAGCAGGTGGAGCGCTCGGGCCGCCCCGTCACGCCCGAGATCGAAAAACAGATCAAGGACGAAGTGATTGCGCGCGAAATCTTCCTGCAGGAAGCCGCCAAGCGCAACCTCGAAAAAGACCCCGATTTCAAGGTGCAGATGGAGCTGGCGCGCCAGACCATCCTGATTCGCGAGTTGTTTGCTGATTTCCAGAAGAACAACCCGGTGACCGACGCCGAAATCAAGGCCGAATACGACAAGTTCGTTGCCGCCAACAGCGGCAAGGAATACAAGGCCAGCCACATCCTGGTGGAAAAAGAAGACGAGGCCAAGGCCATCATCGCTTCCATCAAGAAGGGCGCCAAGTTTGAAGACATCGCCAAGAAGCAGTCCAAAGATCCAGGTTCGGGCGCCAAGGGCGGCAACCTTGATTGGGCCAACCCAAGCAGCTACGTGGCCGAGTTCACCGAAGCGCTGATCAAGCTCGAAAAAGGCAAGATGACGCAGACCCCGGTGAAAAGCCAGTTTGGCTGGCACGTGATTCGCCTGGACGATGTGCGCCAGGCCGAACTCCCCAAGCTCGAAGA encodes:
- a CDS encoding BolA family protein; translated protein: MTIPLAITAPAMDAALRTALTPTQLEVLDESYQHEGHAGANGTGFGTHFRVRIASPALTGLPRVKQHRLVYDALQEFIDEGAHAIAIEVL
- a CDS encoding peptidylprolyl isomerase; protein product: MKKQLLSGLVAAALLGTVALPVAAQNIAVVNGKAIPKERADILRQQVERSGRPVTPEIEKQIKDEVIAREIFLQEAAKRNLEKDPDFKVQMELARQTILIRELFADFQKNNPVTDAEIKAEYDKFVAANSGKEYKASHILVEKEDEAKAIIASIKKGAKFEDIAKKQSKDPGSGAKGGNLDWANPSSYVAEFTEALIKLEKGKMTQTPVKSQFGWHVIRLDDVRQAELPKLEDVKAQVAQQLQQQKLAKFQEDLRAKAKIE